From the Anaeromyxobacter dehalogenans 2CP-1 genome, the window GGCCGCGCAGCTCCGCGGCGCGCGCGTTCGCCTCGGAGAGCGCGGCGAACAGCCGCCCGCGCCGCTCGTCCACCTCGCGCCGCGTGTCGTCGATCCGCTTGAGGGCGGAGCCGATGCCCTCGCGCCGCTCGGCGTCCGCGGCGGCCTTCACCTTCAGGTTCATCAGCTCGGCGGAGAGCACGTCGCCGCGGGCGCGGGTGTGCTCGAGCGCCGCCACCGCCTCGCGGGCCCGCTCCTCGGCGCGTCCCTGCTCGGCCTCGGCGGTCGCCGCCGCGACCCGGTGCTCCTCCTCCTCGCGCACCAGCCCGGCGACCCCGTCCTCGAGCTGCTTCCGCTCCGCCTCGAGCTGGCCGGTGCGGTCGGCCACGCGCTCCAGCTCGGAGCCCACGCGGGCGAGGTCCTTCTCCTCCTCGACGAGCGCCAGCTCCTTCTCGCGCCCGTCCTTGTCGAGCGACTTCAGCGCCGCCTCGAGCTGGAGCAGCCGCGCCTGCAGGGTCCGGTGCCGCTCCTGCGCCAGCGAGAACTCCGCCTCGAAGCCGCGGACCGTCTCCTCCAGCTCCTGCACCTCGCGCCGCCGCTGCAGCGCGCCGTGGCCCTCGCCCTCGAGCGGCCCGCCGGTGACGACGCCGTAGGGGTCGAGCACCTCGCCGTCGAGCGTGACCAGCGTCCGCTTCACCGCGCTCTGCTGCCAGATCTCCAGCGCGGAGGGCAGGTCGCGCACGATGATGGCGTCGCCGAGGAGGAAGCGGGCCACCTTCTCGTACGAGGGGTCGAACGTCACCACGTCGAGGCAGACCGCCACGAAGCCGGGCTGCGCCCGGTCGGCCTCGGTGGGGTCGCTCGCGCCCGCCTCTCGCAGGCGCGCCATCGGGATGAGCGAGGCGCGCCCCTCGGCCGCGGTCTTCAGGTAGTCGATGGCCTCGACGCCCTGGGAGTGGCTCTCGACGATGACGTACTGGAGCCGCTCGCCCAGCACCGCCTCGATCGCGTTCTCGTACTCCTCCGGCGCGGACACCACGTCCGCCACCAGCCCGAAGATGCCGTGGTCGCGCGGCTCGTCCTGGCCGGCCCGGGTCATCAGGCTCCGCACGCCGCGGCCGTAGCCCTCGTAGTTGCGGACGATCTCGAGGAGGCTCTGCAGGCGGGAGCGCTTCTCCGCCAGCTCCTCGCGCAGCGTGATGAGCTTCGCCTCGTTCTGGATGAACTCGGCGCGGGTGCGCTCGAGCAGCTCCTCCTGCGCGCCCCGCTGCTCGTCCAGGCGGAGCTTCAGCTGGCGGGTGTGGCCCAGCTTCTCCACGTGGCGCGCGCGCGCCTCGTCGAGCTGGCCGGCGCGCTTCGCCAGGTCGTCGGCCTCGGCGCGGTTGCGCTCGATGCGGCCGCGCAGGTCGAGCCGCTGGCGCTCGATCTGCGCGAGCTGGCTGCGGTGCGAGGTGGCCTCGGAGAGCGCGGCGGCGGCGGCGGCCCGCGAGCGGTCGGCCTCGGCCTGCAGCGCGCCCTGCTCGCGGCCGGCGTCGCGCAGCGCGGCCTCGGCCTCGCCCAGGCGGCCCTCGTCGGTGGTGACGAGGGACTGCAGGTCGTCGCGCTGCCGGAGCAGCGTCTCGCGCTCGGCGGCGAGCGCCTCGGCCTGGTCCTTCAGCGCCTCCACCTCGGCCGCCTGCGCGCGGGTGCGCTCCGCGATCTGGTCGAGCTCGCGCGCCGCCGCCTCCACCGAGACCTCGGAGACGCGCGCGGCGCTCTCCAGCGCGTGCTCGCGGGTGCCCAGGTCGGCGACCCGCGCCTCGCTCTCGCCGCCGAGGGCGCGGTCCTGCTCCAGCGCGCCGTCGAGCTCGGCGAGGCGGGCCGACAGCTCGGCCTCCTCCGCCTTCAGCGCGGCCTGCCGCTCCTCGGCGGCGCGGCGGGTGGCGGTCAGCTCCAGGTAGCGGGCCGCGGCGGTGCGCAGCTCGAGCTCGCGGATCTGCCCGCGCAGCGCCTTGTACTTCTCCGCCTTGCGCGCCTGCCGGTTGAGCGACTCGAGCTGCTTGCCCAGCTCCTGGACGATGTCGGCGACGCGCAGCAGGTTCTGCTGCGTGGCCTCCATCTTCCGCTCGGCCGCCTCGCGGCGCTTCTTGTACTTCGTGATGCCGGCCGCCTCCTCGATGATGGCGCGCCGGTCCTCGGGGCGGGCGGAGACGATCTGGCCGATGCGGCCCTGCTCGATGATCGAGTAGGCGGTGCGGCCCACGCCCGAGCCGAAGAAGATGTCGTTCACGTCCAGCAGCCGGGCCTGGACGCCGTTCACCAGGTACTCGGACTCGCCGGTGCGGAACAGGCGGCGGCCGACGGTGATCTCCCCGAAGCCCTGGTACTGCGGCGGCAGCTCGCTGGGCCGGTCGTTGACGAAGGTGAGCATCACCTCCGCCATGGAGAGCGGGGGCTTCGACTCCGACCCGTTGAAGATCACGTCCTCCATGGACCGGCCGCGGAGGTGGCGCGCCGACTGCTCGCCGAGGACCCACCGGATCGAGTCGGCCACGTTGGACTTGCCGCAGCCGTTCGGGCCGACCACGCCGGTCACCCCGTCGTCGAAGGCGATGACGGTCTTGTCCATGAAGGACTTGAACCCGACAATGTCGAGGCGACGGATGCGCATGGCGAAACGCGATATCACGACCCCATGGGCGAGTTCAAGCGAAGCCCTTGATCAATGGGGGGTTTTCACCGGCCGCCGCGCCGCAGCCCGGGCGGCGGCACCCGTTTCCCATGGGGAAACGCGACCTTGCGTTGCCTGACGTGTATGGCCGCCCAGGGGCAGCGCCAGCGCGCTCCCCCGGGATACACTCCCGGGCCACATGCGCTTCGGTTGGCGGCTGGTCCGGAACGTCGCGTCGATGATCCTGCTCGGCACGGCGCTGGGGTGGTGGGTGACGCAGGCGTTCCCGCTCTCCGCGCCCCAGCGCGAGGCGCTGCGGTGGGCGCTCCTCGCGAGCGTGGCGCTGGAGTGGGCCGCGGCGGGCGGGGCCGTCTGGGCCCTGTCGCGGCCGCTGCGCGCCGCCGACGACGCGCACCGCGGCGCCGGCGCCATCCCGACGCCGCTCGCGCTGCGCGCCGCCGCCACCGGCCACCGGCTGCCTGCCTACACCGCCGCGGTGGTGCTCGCCGCCGGCGTGCTCGCCACGGTGGTGCTGACCGCGCTGGCCCGCGCGCGCGGGGTCCCGCTCGACCTCGGCCTGGCCGGCGCCGCGGTGGGCTTCGCCAGCGCCTCGCTCGCGGCGATGCTCTGCTACGCGCTCGCCGGCACCGCCGCCGGCGAGGTGTTCGAGCGGCTCGGCCCGGACGCCGAGGTCGCCGTCCAGGGCACGGTGCGCGGGAAGATCCTGATCCTCGCGCTCGGCCTCATCACCATCTGCGTGCTCCTCTTCGCCGCCACCGGCTACGTCCGCTACCGGGGCGACATCGATCGCGAGTACGTCGCCACCGCCGCCCACGCGCAGGAGAGCGCGGTCGCCTCCGGCGTGGCCGCGAGCGACGCGGAGCTGGCCGAGCACCTCTGGCTCGTGACCGGCACGCCCTCGGCCGTGCTCGGCCCCGGCGGCGCGGTGGTGGCGCGCTTCGGCGCGGGCCGGGTCCCGTTCGAGGGCGCGGCCGCTGCGGCCGCGGGCGCGCTCCGGGTCGAGGACGGCTGGCTCGTGTCGCGCGCCACCGCCTCGGGCGGGCGCGTGGTCTCGTGGCTCCCGGAGGAGCCGGTGCGCGCGCGGCGGCGCGCGTTCTGGGGCGCGCTCGCCGTCAGCGCCCTGGTGGTCTACGCGGCGACCGCGCTGCTCGCCTGGCTCGCCGCCAGCGCCATCACGCTCCCGTTCCGGACGCTCGGCCGCGCCGCGGACCGCATCGCCTCGGGCGACCTCGCCGCCAGCCCGCCGTCGGTCTCGCGCGACGAGATGGGCCAGCTCGCCGCCGACTTCCGGCGCATGGCGCAGGGGTTGAAGGCGCTGGTCGTGGACGTGCAATCGGCGAGCGAGGGCGTCTCGGCCGGCGCGCGCGAGGCGGGCGCCATCGGCGAGCGGGTGCGGGCCGGCGCGCTGGACCAGCACGCCGGGGCGGTGGCGGCGCAGGGCGCGGTGGAGGCGATGGAGGGCTCGATCGCGCTGGTGGCGCGCGGGGTCGGCGGCCTGTCGGAGTACGTCTCGGCGACCACGCAGCAGGTGGGCGAGATGGCGTCCGGCCTGGACGAGGTGCGGCGGAAGGGGGCCGAGCTGGAGCGCGCCATGGCGGTCGCGCTCCGCGACGTGGAGTCGCTCGCGCACGCGGGCCGCGACGCCGACGCCACGCTCGCCGAGCTGGAGCAGCACGCCGGCCATGCCGCCGGGACGCTCTCGGCGGTGCGGTCGTCCATCGGGACGCTGGAGCGCGCCGCCGAGGAGAGCGAGCGCACCGCCGGGATGGTGGCCGACGTGGCCGAGCGGGCCGGCGGGGTGGTGGAGGAGACGGTGCACGGGATCGAGGCGCTGCGCGCGGCGGTCGCCGACGCGCACCGCCGCGTGGCGGCGCTGGGGCGGCGCTCCGACGACATCGACCAGGTGGTGGACTTCATCTCGGAGGTGGCCGGGCGCACCAGCCTGCTGTCGCTCAACGCCTCCATCATCGCCTCGCAGGCGGGCGAGCACGGCAAGGGCTTCGCGGTGGTGGCCGAGCAGATCCGCGAGCTGGCGGCGCAGATCGCCCGCTCGACCACGTCGATCGGCGACATCGTCCGCGCGGTGCGCGACGACGTGGAGGGCACCGCCGCCCTCATCGACCGCGGCGACGCGCTCGCCGGCGAGGGCGTGAAGCTGGCCCGCAACTCGCTCGAGGCGCTCGGCGAGATCCGCCGCTCCACCGCGCAGGGGCGCGAGACCGCCGCCGCGATCCGGGCGGCGGTCGGCTCGCACGCACAGTCCACGCACGAGGTCTCGCTGCTGGTGGAGTCGGTGGCGGAGGGCTCTCGCGCGGTCGCGGCCGCGGTGCAGCTGGTGGGCCGCAGCGCCGCCGGGGTGAACACCGCGTCGCGCAGCGTGAACGCGATGGCCGACCAGGTGGCGCGCGCGCTGGAGGACCAGTCCACGCGGGGCCGGCAGCAGCTGGAGAGCCTCGGGCGCGTGGAGCGGATGCTCGCGGAGATCGGGCGCGCGGTGGAGCACCACAACGCGGCCACGCGCCGGGTCCGCGAGGGGCTGCGGGCGCTCTCGCAGACGGCCGGCGACCACGAGCGCGCGGTGGAGGGGCTGTCCGGCCTGGCCGAGCGGCTCGGCTCCCGCTCGCGCGCGCTGGCGGAGCGGGTGGGGCGCTTCAAGGTCTAGCGGGCGGGCGGTCCCCCCCGGCTACTCCTCGTCGCCGCCGCCCATGGGCGCGCGGCCCTGCCCCGGCGTCAGCACGATGCGCGGGTGTCCGAGCGTCCCCACCACCTGGAGCCGGTAGGCGCCGTCCGGCGTGCGGGCCGAGGCGAGCGCCGCCTCCACGATGGGCCGCAGGCCGGCGGTCGCGCTCGCGCTCCAGAAGGCCGGCTGGATGCGCACGGTCGCCTTGCCGAACACGGCCGCGTGCTCGAGGCGCGGCCCGAGGGTCACCGCCAGCCCGTCGGTGGCGAGCTCCACGTCGCCGCCCTTCGCCTCGAGCCGCTCCACCGCCGCCTTGCCGCCCTCCAGCTTCACGCTGGCGGCGATCTCGCCGAGGCCGACGCGCGGGAGGCGCAGGCCGGTGGCCATGCCGGGGATGGGCAGCTGGCCCCCGGCCACGCCGGCGCGGGACACCGCCAGCTGCATGCGGCCGGTGGGCCGGCCCGCCGGCGCCTCCGGCACGGTGACGTCCACCGAGCCCGAGACCGCGCCCTGCAGGTCCATGCCGGTGGCGACCTTCAGCGGGACCGCCCGGGCCAGGTCGAGCCCCTGGAGCGCCAGGACCGTGCGCCGCTCGGCGCCGTTCAGGGCGGTGCTGCCGCGCACGCGGCCCTCGTAGACGAGCGCGTCCACGTCCATCACCTGCCGGCCGAGCAGCAGCGGCAGCACCTGGAGCGACGCGCTCACCCGGTCGATGGCGAGCTGGTGCGAGGCGTGGTCCTCGAGCCGGACGCCCTCCGCCGTCACGCCGAGCAGGCCGCCCGGGCCGATGTCGTCGGCCTCGAACTGCCAGCCGCGCGCGCCCGCCTCGAGGATCAGCCGCTCGCGCACCGCCTCGGAGGGGAACGTGGCGCGGAGCGCCACCGCGAACGCGAGCAGCGCGAACACGCCGTAGCCGGCGCGCGGTCGCCACACGTTCCAGTCCACCCGCGACATGCCCGGGAGGCGCGCGAGCCACGGCATCGAGGGGAGCCGGATCCGTCCGAGGTCGAGCTTCATCGGTCAGGCCTTGAGCTGGTAGGTGGAGACCACCACCGTCGCGTCCACGAGCGCGGGGTCGTCGGTGCGGGTGGTGACGCGGACGCGGCGCACCTTCACCACGCCCGGGCCGCGCTCCAGGCTCTGCATCAGCCGGGCGAGCCGGCCCAGGTCCACGCGCGCGATGCTGACCTCCACCGCCTCCTCGCGCAGGCCCTCGAGGTCGCCCTGCGTGGTGGTGGGGCGCAGGTCGGTGACCTCGATGCCGAGCGCGGTGCCGGCCTGCGAGATGTGGCTGAGGAGCTGCACCGGCGGCCCCTTCAGGCGCGACTCGATCGCCTGCCGCTCCGCCTGGCGGCGCCGGTAGCCCTCCGCCAGCTTGCCGACCTGCGACAGGACCTTGGTCTTGTCCTCGATGCGCGCCTCGCGCGCGGAGATGCCGCGGCTGATGGAGAGCGAGACCAGCCAGATCGCGAACAGCGCCACGCCCAGCGCCGCGACCGTGACGAGCACCCGCTCGCGCGGCGCGAGCTTCGCCATCCAGGCCGCCACGTCGGCGCGCAGCTTGCGGAGGAAGTCCATCTCAGCCCCTCTCGCCCGCGACGTCGCGCGGGCCGGACTCGAGGCAGGTCAGCCCGGAGTCGATGGAGAACTCGAACTTGCCGTCGGAGGCGCGCTTGCGGGCGCTGCCGGAGCGGGCGTCGCCGAAGCAGCGCGAGCCGCGCAGCCCCTCCACCACCTTGTCCACGCTCTCCGCGCCGTCGGTGGTGCCCTCGAGGTGCAGCTTGTCGCGGGTGATCTCGATCCGGTCGAACCGCACCGGGACCTCCGCGGGCACCCTGTCGGCCAGCTCGCCCAGCACGTCCACGGCGGAGACGCGCGGCAGCGCCGCCGCCGCGGTGCCGCGCCCGCGCAGGATGGCCTGCGCCTCCTCGAAGTTCGGGTAGCAGCGGCCCAGGATCTTCTGCTCCGCGTCGCAGAGCGCCCGATCCAGCGCGGCCTCCTGGCGCGAGAGCGCGAACACCTTCACCCCGGCGCTCACCACGGCCAGCACCAGGATGGCGGCGGCGTACAGGCCGAGCCGCGCCAGCTTGCCCTTGAGGTGCTCGAAGTCGCGGGTGTACGCGAGCTCGCCGCGGCGCAGGTTCAGGCGCGGCGCGCGCGCGCCCTGGTGGCCGCGGAGCGCGAGCGCGAGCGCGAGCGCCAGCCCGGGGGCGCGGTCGGGGGCGACGGCGGCCGCCGCCGGACCGGCCAGCGCGAGCGGCGCCACCGCGCCGTCCACGTCGGGCGCGAGGAGCTCCGGGAGCCCGGGCAGCCTGGCCAGCTCGCCCGCCAGCGAGAGGCGCTCCAGGCGCCGCGGCCCCACCCGCGCGCGCCAGGCGCGCAGCGTGGCGCGCACCT encodes:
- the smc gene encoding chromosome segregation protein SMC, whose amino-acid sequence is MRIRRLDIVGFKSFMDKTVIAFDDGVTGVVGPNGCGKSNVADSIRWVLGEQSARHLRGRSMEDVIFNGSESKPPLSMAEVMLTFVNDRPSELPPQYQGFGEITVGRRLFRTGESEYLVNGVQARLLDVNDIFFGSGVGRTAYSIIEQGRIGQIVSARPEDRRAIIEEAAGITKYKKRREAAERKMEATQQNLLRVADIVQELGKQLESLNRQARKAEKYKALRGQIRELELRTAAARYLELTATRRAAEERQAALKAEEAELSARLAELDGALEQDRALGGESEARVADLGTREHALESAARVSEVSVEAAARELDQIAERTRAQAAEVEALKDQAEALAAERETLLRQRDDLQSLVTTDEGRLGEAEAALRDAGREQGALQAEADRSRAAAAAALSEATSHRSQLAQIERQRLDLRGRIERNRAEADDLAKRAGQLDEARARHVEKLGHTRQLKLRLDEQRGAQEELLERTRAEFIQNEAKLITLREELAEKRSRLQSLLEIVRNYEGYGRGVRSLMTRAGQDEPRDHGIFGLVADVVSAPEEYENAIEAVLGERLQYVIVESHSQGVEAIDYLKTAAEGRASLIPMARLREAGASDPTEADRAQPGFVAVCLDVVTFDPSYEKVARFLLGDAIIVRDLPSALEIWQQSAVKRTLVTLDGEVLDPYGVVTGGPLEGEGHGALQRRREVQELEETVRGFEAEFSLAQERHRTLQARLLQLEAALKSLDKDGREKELALVEEEKDLARVGSELERVADRTGQLEAERKQLEDGVAGLVREEEEHRVAAATAEAEQGRAEERAREAVAALEHTRARGDVLSAELMNLKVKAAADAERREGIGSALKRIDDTRREVDERRGRLFAALSEANARAAELRGRLEGTRVDLGRLGQDLAAVREELARARAAHEGLVAASRGREAEARELRGRAEAVRQACAEAALTAREHALELSHLEEQTRERCQAELRWEVGRFHLEKPPGDAERERLDELKGQAERMGAINLTAIEEYDELSNRHAFMSEQRADLERSLADLKAAIVKINRASRERFQETFDRVNEKFQQVFPRLFAGGRAGLVLTAAEGDGEQGVEIFAQPPGKKLQSVNLLSGGEKALTAVSLIFAIFLIKPTPFCLLDEVDAPLDDANVGRYNEMVKEMSKNSQFILITHNKRTMEMVDTLYGVTMEEPGVSKLVSVRLSERTREAAAA
- a CDS encoding methyl-accepting chemotaxis protein, with protein sequence MRFGWRLVRNVASMILLGTALGWWVTQAFPLSAPQREALRWALLASVALEWAAAGGAVWALSRPLRAADDAHRGAGAIPTPLALRAAATGHRLPAYTAAVVLAAGVLATVVLTALARARGVPLDLGLAGAAVGFASASLAAMLCYALAGTAAGEVFERLGPDAEVAVQGTVRGKILILALGLITICVLLFAATGYVRYRGDIDREYVATAAHAQESAVASGVAASDAELAEHLWLVTGTPSAVLGPGGAVVARFGAGRVPFEGAAAAAAGALRVEDGWLVSRATASGGRVVSWLPEEPVRARRRAFWGALAVSALVVYAATALLAWLAASAITLPFRTLGRAADRIASGDLAASPPSVSRDEMGQLAADFRRMAQGLKALVVDVQSASEGVSAGAREAGAIGERVRAGALDQHAGAVAAQGAVEAMEGSIALVARGVGGLSEYVSATTQQVGEMASGLDEVRRKGAELERAMAVALRDVESLAHAGRDADATLAELEQHAGHAAGTLSAVRSSIGTLERAAEESERTAGMVADVAERAGGVVEETVHGIEALRAAVADAHRRVAALGRRSDDIDQVVDFISEVAGRTSLLSLNASIIASQAGEHGKGFAVVAEQIRELAAQIARSTTSIGDIVRAVRDDVEGTAALIDRGDALAGEGVKLARNSLEALGEIRRSTAQGRETAAAIRAAVGSHAQSTHEVSLLVESVAEGSRAVAAAVQLVGRSAAGVNTASRSVNAMADQVARALEDQSTRGRQQLESLGRVERMLAEIGRAVEHHNAATRRVREGLRALSQTAGDHERAVEGLSGLAERLGSRSRALAERVGRFKV
- the gspN gene encoding type II secretion system protein GspN is translated as MKLDLGRIRLPSMPWLARLPGMSRVDWNVWRPRAGYGVFALLAFAVALRATFPSEAVRERLILEAGARGWQFEADDIGPGGLLGVTAEGVRLEDHASHQLAIDRVSASLQVLPLLLGRQVMDVDALVYEGRVRGSTALNGAERRTVLALQGLDLARAVPLKVATGMDLQGAVSGSVDVTVPEAPAGRPTGRMQLAVSRAGVAGGQLPIPGMATGLRLPRVGLGEIAASVKLEGGKAAVERLEAKGGDVELATDGLAVTLGPRLEHAAVFGKATVRIQPAFWSASATAGLRPIVEAALASARTPDGAYRLQVVGTLGHPRIVLTPGQGRAPMGGGDEE
- the gspM gene encoding type II secretion system protein GspM gives rise to the protein MDFLRKLRADVAAWMAKLAPRERVLVTVAALGVALFAIWLVSLSISRGISAREARIEDKTKVLSQVGKLAEGYRRRQAERQAIESRLKGPPVQLLSHISQAGTALGIEVTDLRPTTTQGDLEGLREEAVEVSIARVDLGRLARLMQSLERGPGVVKVRRVRVTTRTDDPALVDATVVVSTYQLKA
- the pilM gene encoding pilus assembly protein PilM; its protein translation is MAQHILGLDLGAHAVKAVLLESTYRGYAVLDTASAPVPAAEGDDAPPLLARQAAAVHQLLGERGWRVDESVVAFPGSSVSSNVVTLPFTDARRIEQTIGFEVEGQIPFDLATVAWDWQPLGVRDGKSDLLVGVVRREELGALLAALGHGGLDPRAVIPAGPAYAALLAGGAVEPLAAPPEGPAPAEGVLDVGAERTSLCVTAAGACEAARTFAFGGAHLVRALARALGVPEADAGALLAGELGGPPPPAELAALARDPRAAAALSAALQPLVREVRATLRAWRARVGPRRLERLSLAGELARLPGLPELLAPDVDGAVAPLALAGPAAAAVAPDRAPGLALALALALRGHQGARAPRLNLRRGELAYTRDFEHLKGKLARLGLYAAAILVLAVVSAGVKVFALSRQEAALDRALCDAEQKILGRCYPNFEEAQAILRGRGTAAAALPRVSAVDVLGELADRVPAEVPVRFDRIEITRDKLHLEGTTDGAESVDKVVEGLRGSRCFGDARSGSARKRASDGKFEFSIDSGLTCLESGPRDVAGERG